In one window of Littorina saxatilis isolate snail1 linkage group LG11, US_GU_Lsax_2.0, whole genome shotgun sequence DNA:
- the LOC138980680 gene encoding protein FAM200C-like has protein sequence MDKRKLHETDDEDDIILMDNSSAKNQPNSAKKRQIQCGRSKATAMIKEMAQEESASIAERMKKGPYTVSTDGSNDSGSGSKQFPLVVRTINRETGLVESQMLALTVCNGPATGENIANLLKAELASNLIPWTNCLSLGSDNAPVMTGQNKGVFAFLKQKQPEIYLSGCTLHMVHNAVKKGMKHLPSIEEALIDIFYYFEKSSDRQQRFKGTQALYDTGMQKLIKHVSTRWLSIGKALQRMIANWDALKDFFYNEKQSRGAASSSYAASKVDGILVFIRSPTNKLYSLFLAHTFKVFEPYLLSFQEEGPMIHRMRRDMLRMVRALLTKFVKPSALLYKGDLTTVEYKLTYNQKENSEIVIGEDARAFLDAKEANHLKDARIAEFFCNMKKFFVEVTDYLLKWLPISEPLLQHAEVADVTLQVESKFESLRYFLKKFPCLLPETVSDVSEQFSLYQSTDISSCLAKEKKKKEDESSEEEEDENGEDKLKKEKELRLDTIWNSIGSLEEGAFSDLSLVMRGILTIPHSSAHCERIFSCVRKNKTEQRASMADDTLDSLLVVKGSKKTPVDAVGALTGSQLKNLRSAYYRSLKKTN, from the exons ATGGACAAGCGAAAACTTCATGAAACAgatgatgaggatgatattATATTGATGGACAATTCTTCTGCTAAGAATCAGCCCAACTCAGCAAAAAAACGCC AAATTCAGTGTGGCCGCAGCAAAGCGACAGCCATGATTAAGGAGATGGCGCAAGAGGAGTCTGCAAGCATCGCAGAGCGGATGAAAAAAGGTCCCTACACTGTGTCCACAGATGGCTCCAACGACTCAGGCTCTGGTAGCAAACAGTTTCCACTGGTTGTTCGGACGATCAACAGAGAGACTGGCCTTGTTGAGTCACAGATGTTAGCTCTTACTGTTTGCAACGGACCGGCCACTG GGGAAAACATTGCCAATCTGCTGAAGGCGGAGCTAGCCAGCAACCTGATTCCCTGGACCAACTGCCTCAGCCTTGGGTCGGACAACGCCCCAGTGATGACCGGCCAGAACAAGGGGGTGTTTGCCTTCCTGAAACAGAAGCAGCCTGAGATCTACTTGTCTGGCTGCACCCTGCATATGGTGCACAATGCTGTGAAGAAGGGAATGAAACACCTGCCCTCCATAGAAGAAGCCCTTATTGACATTTTTTACTACTTCGAAAAGAGTTCAGACCGCCAACAAAGATTCAAGGGCACCCAAGCGCTGTATGACACAGGCATGCAGAAACTGATCAAGCATGTCAGCACCAGGTGGCTGAGCATCGGGAAGGCACTTCAAAGAATGATAGCCAACTGGGATGCCCTGAAGGATTTCTTCTATAACGAGAAACAGTCCAGGGGGGCGGCATCCAGCTCATACGCAGCCAGTAAGGTGGATGGCATCCTTGTCTTCATCCGATCGCCCACAAATAAACTTTACAGCCTCTTCTTGGCTCACACCTTCAAGGTTTTTGAGCCATACCTGCTGTCCTTCCAGGAAGAAGGGCCCATGATCCATAGAATGAGGAGGGACATGCTGCGTATGGTTAGAGCCCTTCTCACCAAGTTTGTCAAGCCAAGTGCTCTACTGTACAAGGGAGACTTGACAACAGTGGAATACAAGCTGACTTACAACCAGAAGGAGAACAGTGAGATCGTCATTGGAGAAGATGCGCGAGCCTTCCTTGATGCCAAAGAAGCAAACCACCTGAAAGATGCCAGAATCGCAGAATTCTTCTGCAACATGAAGAAATTCTTTGTGGAGGTCACTGACTATCTGCTCAAGTGGTTGCCTATTTCTGAACCACTTCTTCAGCATGCAGAGGTGGCAGATGTCACCCTGCAGGTTGAGTCCAAGTTCGAAAGCCTTAGGTATTTCCTCAAGAAGTTCCCATGCTTGCTGCCAGAGACTGTGTCTGATGTCTCAGAACAGTTTTCCCTGTACCAGTCTACTGACATTTCATCCTGCCTGGctaaggagaagaagaagaaagaagatgaGTCGTcagaagaagaggaggatgaGAATGGAGAGGACAAATTAAAGAAGGAAAAAGAACTGCGCTTGGATACCATCTGGAACAGTATCGGGTCGCTGGAGGAGGGGGCCTTTAGTGATTTGTCACTGGTGATGAGGGGTATTTTAACAATTCCTCACAGCTCGGCACATTGTGAGAGGATCTTCTCCTGTGTGCGGAAGAACAAAACTGAACAGAGAGCCAGCATGGCTGATGACACTCTGGACAGCCTTCTTGTGGTGAAAGGGTCTAAGAAAACGCCTGTCGATGCTGTTGGTGCCCTCACTGGTTCTCAGCTCAAGAACCTCAGAAGTGCATACTATCGGAGTCTGAAGAAAACAAATTGA